The Chlamydiota bacterium genome segment GCCTGTTTGTGGTAGCCTGTTTTTCCACCCAAAGCTTTGGGGTAATAATAGCGCCCTTTTTTGACTAAGCGATTGATTTGGAACATCTTTTTTGCTGGTTGCTTGTTTGTTTTGGGCCGAAAATAGTGCGTTGATTGAATCCAATGACGAAAACACGGAAATTTAAGCGTCTCTTTAAACATTCTTGCGAGTTCCAGGGGGGTGGAATAGTGAGCTGGATGATGCAAACCGTTGGGGTTTAAAAGCTGCGTATTGGGATAGCCCTTTTTTTGCAAATAGGCGTTTAAATGCTGCATAAAGTCCTCAACACTGCCATGCAGATTTTGAGCAATCACATTGGATGCATCACATGCAGAAGACATGATGTGCCCTTCCAAAAGATTTCTTAAAGGTAAGACTTCTTGATCTTTGATGTACATATGTACAGCATTCGTTTCTAATTGATGTGGAGGAATCGTGTCTAACTGAAGCATTTTGTCATATTCTGTCACACGTACAAGTTCATCTGCTCTAGCTAAGCACATTTGATCTAGGTCTACTCGCGAATCTAACACATAAAGCGCTGTGGCTATTTTTGTTAAGCTTGCTGGATAGCATAATTCATACCCTTTTTTCTCAAATACGATGCCTCCTGTTTTCGCGTTCATCAATAACACAGTACTACAATCCAATTGAAGCTGGGAAAATTGCCCAAAAAGCCCGATTGGTAAAAAAAAGAAAATCGTAAGAAGCTGTCTAAACACGCCTTTTGACATTTTTTCTCCAAAACTTGACACGGTCCAAAAAAGCCATACAATGCGGATTATACCAATAATACAAATTAACGGTATAAATTGGATTTAAGATTTGCAACTTGAATTACTGGTATTAAACCCACTATAACAAAAGTTGGACTATGATCAACCCTTTAGATCTAGAAAATGCATTTAATGAATATGCTGGAGACTTGATGCATTCTGCTCCAGATGGGATTATTGATATTAATCTTCCTGTACTCTATGAACTGGGATTGCTTAATTGTGAACAAGCAACTCCCGATCAACGCAAACTCACGCAGCATTTTCATGTGATCGAATCCAACGAAAAAGTCACGCTTTTCAATGATATATTTGTGGTATGGATTTTACCTCGCATTATTGATGAACAACCCACAACCTACACGCTTGTAGGGATCCATCAAGGCAAAAAGCCCAACCTAGAACTTGTTTTTCATACTAAAGGAGTTTACAACACGCCCAATTTCGTGCTGCGCATTCTCGAACATTTCCTCATGGAAATCCAAGAAAACAACGATGTCCTAGGCAATATCGAAAAGAAGCTGTAGCACAACTACTTCAGCTTTCGCATTGTTAAGACGTTCCAGCCATTTTCGTAATGGTAATCAAGATCATCAACAAATTGACGGATGAAATAAAGGCCAAGGCCTCCCTCTGTGCGTTCTTGAAGGGGCTGGTCTAGGTCAATGTTGATTTTGGCTTTTAAAGGATTAAAGGGTTTGCCACGATCTTTTATCATCACGGTTAAGCCCAAGGTATCTTCTTGGCATACAATGTTGATCTCTGGTTTTGTCGTTTCAATTCCGTGCTGGATGATATTCACAAAAGCTTCTTCAACAGCAAGCTGCAATTGCCCTGTTTTGTGCTCATCTAGGCCAGCGGTTTTGGCCTGATTTACCACAAGCTCTTGAACCTGGGTGAGTTTTTCAATATCGGCTTCAAAAATCATTGCCTATCCTCATTTCAAACTGATATTACGCATTATCTTCTATTTATAGAAAGGCTACAAGGAACAACCTACTGCCTATTGTTCCTCGTTCAACTCCCATTGGTTGACCTTCGTTACAATATTTGTATTTGTCCTTTCGCTCTCCCTCTAAACAGAATTTACTGCGTAACATCAGTTCTATAAATCTTTTCACAGCTTATATAATCTACAATTCTTTTGGCAAGGTTTTGCATCAAAAGTTCTTGAGCAATAGGTCTTGCTCCCTGTTCAGATTCCAGCTCTCCTAAAGAAAACGTCACCATAGGCACGCGATTGGGACCAATCGCTGTAAATTTATCATCACTTTCTGCCGGATCGAAATCAAAATCTATGGCTGCCATAATCTTTGTGGGTTTTAACACTGTCTTATCTGTCTTGGTATTTTTGATGCTCACTACAGCCTCGACCCACTTGCGTTTTTCATTAACAACAAGACGATCAGAACGCGTCGTGACACTGCGCGCATATTGAAATCCAATATCTTCATCTTCCTTTTCTACACATTCAACATAAACCAATAGTTCTGGTTGTTTGGAAAATCGAAAAAGAGAGGATTTTTCAAGCTCAAGAACTAAGTAGGAGCGCAAATTACCAAGAAGATCATTTTTAATAAATGCAATTCCTACAGATTGTATCTCTTGAGTTTGAATGGCAGAGTGATAATTGCAGCCAAAAAATGTTGACAAGAGAAAAAGAAGCAAGAGGGGTTTAAGCTTTAGAAAGCTTTCTTTGCACATCTTTAATTCTAGATTGGCATTTTTTTGCGGTGTTCGTTTCAGGAAAAGCTGTGACAATTTTTTCATAATACAATAGAGCCGCTTTGGGTTTTTTCTTTTTAAACTCAAAAAACTTACCAATTTCAAACATTTCAATGGCATACTCTTCTCGCATCAGGGCAATGTGCCCTTTTACAACTTGGATTTCCTCACTGCGTGGATAATCTTTTTGGAATTGCTCTAAATTTAAATTTGCCATTTCCAAAATGGCCGGATCTTTAGAATTGCCATCTAAGTATTCTTGCACAAACGTTTCTGAAATTCCCACATAACAATGAGGCGCTAGCTCATTTTTGTAAAAATTGCGCACCAGGGACAAATAGGTATCGCGACTCTCTTTGTACTCTTCTTGGACACACAATAGCTTCGCTTTGTAAAAAAGCGCATTAGCTGCAAGCATATGACCTGGTACTGTGGCAATAATTTCATCAAAAATATTCAAAGCCTTATCTTTTGCCACAATGCGCTTGGCAAGCTGACGAATAGAGATAATCGACCACTTTTCAAACCCGCCATAAATCATGGCAATGTTATATTTTAATTGGAGTGCATCATCAAAGTGCATAGGTGTTTTTGTTTTTAAGTAAAAATTTAAATGTCTATTGGAAAAATCATAACGCCCTTGATGAAAGTAGGCCACGGCGATAAAATAGTGCACCTCCTTTGTAAAGGGAGCTTTTGGAAAAAAAACGATCAGGCGCTCGGCAACGTCTGTTGCTTTCTGCCACTCTTTTTGACCAATAACCTCTTGCAATACTTGATAATGCTCTTGAGCTGTTGCGTAAGGAGCAATATCGCGTGAAATTCCATCAAAAACTTTTTCACTCGCTGTTTTGTCTACGTTAGCAAAACTCAGACTTAAACTTAAAAAAACAACTAAAAATTTCAACCTATTCATAAGAAACCTAGGGTATCATAGTTGATTTGCAAAATCAATCATTTGGACTTTTTTTATTCCTTTTAATTTGCTTAAATTTTCAAGAAATTCATCATTCACCTCGACACCCCAAGGATCTGTGATTTCTAGCATAGAAAGCTTTTCACCTTTGTAGATATAATGAATGCGTACATGACTCCCTCCTGGAAACTTTCGAAATACTTTCTTGATATCTAAAATATTGGATAGATAGATAGCGGAAATTTCCAATTCTATCTCGACAATAGATTGTGTTGGTCTCTCCATTTTTGCACCCTTGTTTATCGTTTTTTTTCTTTGTCTTAAACAACTTTGATATGCAGTTTCAATCTTTTCTTCTGTGAGTTGATCAAGTGCACTCAAATAACGGCATTGCAAACGCGATTGATCATCTTTGGTCAAAATCGCAAACACCAAAGTCCCCTCTCTTAAACAGCCTTCGGATTGTTCATACATCTCTGGCCAAATAGGAAGCTCTTGACGCATCAGACCATCTGAAATGGATAGAATTGCAAATTTGCGCTGCGCTTTAGAGATTTTTATTTTAATACTTTCAATGACAAAAGCTGTTTTATACGCACGAAACTCTTCTCGCATGACAATTTCTAATGGCATGCATTCCAATTTTTCCAACTGCTCTTTGTAATCTTCCAAGGGATGACCTGTTAAAAAAAAGCCCAAAAGCTCTTTTTCCCTTTGAAGAATTTCTAGCTTTGTAGAACGTTTTGTCACTTTGGGTTTTTTTTCAAACATCTTGTCTTCATCTTCCATCAATGAAAACATGGTCATAATGCCCTTTTTCTTTTCTTGGATTTTTTGCTCTGCTTGATTGGCCAAGGGTTCAATAGCAGCACGCAATTCGTCCCGTGACCACGTGGTAAAATCAAACGCTCCGCTATCGACCAAAAGTTCGATCGCCTTTCTTCCTGTCTGCTTGGGATCCATTCTATACAAAAAATCATACAAAGATTGAAACAGTCCATTTTTATTGCGCTCTTTGACAATCTTATCCACAACAGCTGTTCCCATTCCTTTGATCGCCATCATCGCAAAACGTATGCCCTCATCTGTGGGGATAAATTGTGTGTCTGTAAAATTAATATCTGGGGGTAAAATTTTAATATTGAGCGTGGCACATTCTGCAATGTATTTTGCCACCTTCGAAGTGTCTCCATAATCACATGTCATTAAAGCAGCCATCCATTCTCCAGGATAGTTGGCTTTAAAAAACGCTGTAGCATAGCTGATGTAACTGTATGCAGCCGCATGCGATTTGGGAAATCCATAAGAAGCAAAGCGCTCGATTTTATCAAAAATATTGGTCGCAACAGTTTCTTCAATTTCATTTGCGATAGCTCCTTTGATAAATTTTTTACGTTGCCGGCCCATCTCTTTTTTATCCTTTTTACCCATCGCACGACGCAACATATCCCCTTCTCCAAGGGTATAGCCTGCCAATTTTGAGGCAATTTGAATCACTTGCTCTTGGTACACCATGATCCCATACGTTTCTGCTAAAATGCTTTCCATCAATGGATGTTCATATTCAATCTTTTCCCTTTTGTGTTTGCGGGCAATAAAGGTGGGGATCATTTCCATAGGGCCTGGGCGATACAGCGCGTTTGCGGCAATGATTTCTTCAAAGCGATCAAAATGCAATTGCTTGGCAAGCTCTTGCATCCCACCACCCTCTAGCTGAAAAATCCCTAGCGTTTTGCCCTCATTTAAAAGATCAAACGTCTTCTGATCGCTCATAGGCAAATTGGACCAATCAAACTGTTTTTGGTAGCGTTTATTAATAAGATCGACAGTGATCTGGAGCGTGGTGAGTGTTTTAAGGCCTAAAAAGTCAATTTTCAACATTCCCACATCTTCGACAGGTTTCATCGAATATTGCGTGACTGACATTTGCGCATCTTTTGATACACACACAGGGATATGTTCATAGATCGGATCTTCACAAATGATCACACCTGCTGCGTGTATCCCTGTATTACGCACGCATCCCTCCAATGCTTTTGCATAATCAATCAATTCGCGCGTGTCTTCATCTTCATCGTACAATCTTGCAAGTTCTGGCTCCACAGTGCACGCTTTTGTCAATGTGATGCCAATGTCATCGGGAACAAGTTTGGCAATGATATTGACTTTTGCAAGAGGGATGTTGAGCACACGCCCCACATCGCGGATGGCCATTTTTGCCTTCATTTTTCCAAACGTGATGATTTGCGCCACGTTATCCTTACCATATTTTTTCTGCGTATATTCGATCACTTCCTGGCGCCTTTCCATACAAATATCCACGTCGATATCTGGAAAAGAAGGACGCTCTGGATTAATAAAACGCTCAAAAAACAGCTGCAAACTTAGCGGCTCAATGTCAGTGATGCCAATCAAATACAAAATAATCGAGCTAGCGCCACTTCCACGCCCAGGCCCGATAGGTATCTTTTGTGTTTTTGCCCAATGGATAAAGTCGTAGACAATAAGCAAGTAATCCGCAAGACCCTTTCCGATCACAATGCCAAGCTCATATTCCAAACGCTTGTTGACAAGATCTAGAGGCTCTTTATCAGGAAATTTTTCTCTGAGGATCGCTTTTTTTTCTTCCGTGTAACGGTTGGGAATGTTTTTGAGACAAAGATCTTTTAAAAATTGCGTGGCTTTTTCTCTGCGTTCTTTTTTTGGACAGTTTTTATCCACACCTTCTGGAAAATAGACAGGGTAGTGGCGCGTTTTTAAATCCATTTTAAACGTGCATTTTTCTAAAATCTGAAAACTATTTTCAAGAGCTTCGGGAATGTCTGAAAAAGCCTGTTTCATCTCTTCTGGACTTTTGAAATAGAGCTCATGAGTGGATTCGACAGCACGTTTTGGGTTGGGGATTTTGGCTTTGATATGTCCTAGGGAATCATATTCAAAAAGTTGACAAGGTTCTTTGGACTGCACGTTGATCAAAATTTCATGCGCTTTATGATCATCTTCACGAAGATATTTGATAGGATTTGTGGCAACAAGGGGTATTTTCAGTGTGTGCGCCACTTCTTTGACAACACCTTCGAGTTTTTGCTGATTTTCAATATGTTCATAAAACCGTCTTTTTAGGTAAGGCTCTTCAATCTGTTCCACATGTTCATAGGGCTGCTGCCTTTCTAAATTTAGGTAAAAGTCTTCTTGAAAAACTTCTTGAAAAAACAACACTTCTTTTTCAAAGTTTTGCTG includes the following:
- the dacF gene encoding D-alanyl-D-alanine carboxypeptidase DacF, which translates into the protein MSKGVFRQLLTIFFFLPIGLFGQFSQLQLDCSTVLLMNAKTGGIVFEKKGYELCYPASLTKIATALYVLDSRVDLDQMCLARADELVRVTEYDKMLQLDTIPPHQLETNAVHMYIKDQEVLPLRNLLEGHIMSSACDASNVIAQNLHGSVEDFMQHLNAYLQKKGYPNTQLLNPNGLHHPAHYSTPLELARMFKETLKFPCFRHWIQSTHYFRPKTNKQPAKKMFQINRLVKKGRYYYPKALGGKTGYHKQA
- the btrW gene encoding Serine/threonine-protein kinase BtrW, whose protein sequence is MIFEADIEKLTQVQELVVNQAKTAGLDEHKTGQLQLAVEEAFVNIIQHGIETTKPEINIVCQEDTLGLTVMIKDRGKPFNPLKAKINIDLDQPLQERTEGGLGLYFIRQFVDDLDYHYENGWNVLTMRKLK
- the bamD gene encoding Outer membrane protein assembly factor BamD, whose amino-acid sequence is MNRLKFLVVFLSLSLSFANVDKTASEKVFDGISRDIAPYATAQEHYQVLQEVIGQKEWQKATDVAERLIVFFPKAPFTKEVHYFIAVAYFHQGRYDFSNRHLNFYLKTKTPMHFDDALQLKYNIAMIYGGFEKWSIISIRQLAKRIVAKDKALNIFDEIIATVPGHMLAANALFYKAKLLCVQEEYKESRDTYLSLVRNFYKNELAPHCYVGISETFVQEYLDGNSKDPAILEMANLNLEQFQKDYPRSEEIQVVKGHIALMREEYAIEMFEIGKFFEFKKKKPKAALLYYEKIVTAFPETNTAKKCQSRIKDVQRKLSKA
- the dnaE gene encoding DNA polymerase III subunit alpha, with product MYIPLHVQSQYSILDATGSIEQLVQKAQEFECKGMALTDRGNLFGAVEFYKTCTVMEMAPIIGSQIHLAFGSANEKKRNVRYPNSAPILLLAKDKTGYHNLCKLSSLGYLEGFYYVPRNDKKQLEQYKEGLICIAGFQGSYLGYFGLNEQQNFEKEVLFFQEVFQEDFYLNLERQQPYEHVEQIEEPYLKRRFYEHIENQQKLEGVVKEVAHTLKIPLVATNPIKYLREDDHKAHEILINVQSKEPCQLFEYDSLGHIKAKIPNPKRAVESTHELYFKSPEEMKQAFSDIPEALENSFQILEKCTFKMDLKTRHYPVYFPEGVDKNCPKKERREKATQFLKDLCLKNIPNRYTEEKKAILREKFPDKEPLDLVNKRLEYELGIVIGKGLADYLLIVYDFIHWAKTQKIPIGPGRGSGASSIILYLIGITDIEPLSLQLFFERFINPERPSFPDIDVDICMERRQEVIEYTQKKYGKDNVAQIITFGKMKAKMAIRDVGRVLNIPLAKVNIIAKLVPDDIGITLTKACTVEPELARLYDEDEDTRELIDYAKALEGCVRNTGIHAAGVIICEDPIYEHIPVCVSKDAQMSVTQYSMKPVEDVGMLKIDFLGLKTLTTLQITVDLINKRYQKQFDWSNLPMSDQKTFDLLNEGKTLGIFQLEGGGMQELAKQLHFDRFEEIIAANALYRPGPMEMIPTFIARKHKREKIEYEHPLMESILAETYGIMVYQEQVIQIASKLAGYTLGEGDMLRRAMGKKDKKEMGRQRKKFIKGAIANEIEETVATNIFDKIERFASYGFPKSHAAAYSYISYATAFFKANYPGEWMAALMTCDYGDTSKVAKYIAECATLNIKILPPDINFTDTQFIPTDEGIRFAMMAIKGMGTAVVDKIVKERNKNGLFQSLYDFLYRMDPKQTGRKAIELLVDSGAFDFTTWSRDELRAAIEPLANQAEQKIQEKKKGIMTMFSLMEDEDKMFEKKPKVTKRSTKLEILQREKELLGFFLTGHPLEDYKEQLEKLECMPLEIVMREEFRAYKTAFVIESIKIKISKAQRKFAILSISDGLMRQELPIWPEMYEQSEGCLREGTLVFAILTKDDQSRLQCRYLSALDQLTEEKIETAYQSCLRQRKKTINKGAKMERPTQSIVEIELEISAIYLSNILDIKKVFRKFPGGSHVRIHYIYKGEKLSMLEITDPWGVEVNDEFLENLSKLKGIKKVQMIDFANQL